From the genome of Primulina huaijiensis isolate GDHJ02 chromosome 11, ASM1229523v2, whole genome shotgun sequence:
aggaactaataaaacaagTACAACataaggagacatggactcgcGCACAAaaccctatctaacaactcacttacctgccttTGAAGATCCTTattctcctccggattgcttctataagctggacgatttggaaATTCACTTCCCGGCACAAAAtaaatttggtgctcaatcccctcaatggtggtagtccttgaggtagctcctccagaaatatattatcaaaatcctgcaaaagtgaaacaacaatgctcggaagggatccggctatatcacttgtgttaaggagaaTCTCCttgtaaagaatcaacacaagtggttcgtGTGTGCACCAATTGTTTCAACTCatttttttgggtcatatacGTTTTTTCTTGGCCTAtttcctctcttttttttcctctcttctttcttttatatagtcatctcactctttttttcgaccatatctttttcttttttgtctaAGGCCacctcatttttcttttcactctttctttcgacCTTATcacttttttttcttctctcgtTGGTCCtcgattattttttttggtgacaaaggaagtaaaacaatTGGTTCTGAGAACAAAAGAATGCATATTCTTAAACatatcatgtgtcactcgcctatcatactGAATATAACGTCCATCGTTATCAATACTATTTACatcatttatattattatttacattattataataataatattattaagtgtgagactCTTAGAGTAACTACCTTAgaagacaccaaaatatttaatttcataattatcctTTTACTCTAATAAAAATCTCTTCAACTCATTCcatattttacattaaaaaaatctaaacaaaacctTTCCTTTAAATCGAaaaactcttctaaattgaaaataatttcgtgttaattgtttaatattatttgatcaaatttaaagtaataataacacatgcaacGAGTGTATATATTTTACTAGacattattaagtttgagaaatgggtaaattttttaaaatatcaacaaTAACCCTATAAAATAATAGCACtctattttcatttaataataaaaaatattataaaatccaACGAGagtttcataaaaaaaacaaaaaaaataaaaaacaaatgcATGCATGATAAAGAAAAATCTTATTTGCTCAAATGGTCATTGAAACTCTTTAATTAGGGGAATACCATCAGCCCAAGAATTGGCGATTTTGAATTGCACACCTCAATAATCACTTTCTTTTATTTAACACGTAATTCCGACTAATGCTTTTTTGCTTTGATCACTCAAAATCAAAGTAAATTGCTTCTTGAAATTGTCATGGCACAAATAGAAATCTGCCATTTGAAAGACAATAATTTCATGGGCGGGTGGGAAGATGTTGGCCGGACAAGTAGGAATGGATGAGAGCCAGTGCTTGTTTTGGCTTGTTGAGAGGCACCAAATGACCTGCTCCTCTTAAGGTAACAAATGTTAATCCTTCATACTCTACTATTCTTCCTGCCACCTGCAAATATATATGTCTAAGCTTCACTAATtgtttctatttttaaaaagttatagTCTCACATTTCGAATTCCGTTGAATAGTTTTGCCGTTATAAGAGCGCGTGCGTCTCTTATCAGTCGAGTTTTTTTATGTTTGAAGGTGATTTCAGCAATTTTGGGGATGATATGAAACATTTCAAGAATGAGATAAGGATTGAACCAACAATGTAAAGATAAAACAGCTTTAATAGATCGGAGAAAAAACATGATACGGGCTAGACTTGGCTTTTTATCAGGTTATGAGCTTCTGTACAAATCCTTATTCAGGACATTAAGTGCATTCTAGTGGTGTGTCTAGAGAGGGAAGTTGACTAACTTGATGCTTGTGGAACCAAGAAGTCCATGGAGTCTTGAGAGGCAGTCCAAGTGCTTCAATGCAGTATCTTGTACCTATCACTGGCACTCTACCGTCTGCATCTCCACTGTAACACACCATAACATTGACATAATTTGAGACGCAATTCGATATAGACGCTCACGTGGTCATAGGGGTTGGGCGGGGGCTGTCGCTATcctctatttttattttcttatgtaTCTTATATATTCACGAAGATATGATCTGaccccaaaatattttttaccttCATAAGTTTTAGATTTCACTCTTGTACCATTAATTCCTGATAACACTTCTGAGTTATCCCACACATTACTCTAATGTCAACTCAAATTCATCATACAACAGATTGGTTGTTTGCATGCTATGATCTAACTCGTGAATCGTGTTTGATATATGATTTCGACGGCGAAAGAAGTTAATGTATTTTAGGAGCCAAATAGCTGAGCTCTTGTGTCTAGAGGAGATTGAAACCAGGTGCTTCATACCTGTACATCCAAATCTTTAGGCCTCCTTTTATGAGTTTCCTGTATATCGGCAAAACTGAAAACACAGTGTAGTTGTATGTTCTAAACAAAGAATCACTGCAATCggaaataaagaataaaatcaATCATTCATAACATTTCAAGACAATTTAATCCCATAAAAAAGACCAATAATATCTTATCTTACTTGCAGACGGTCCATTTTACGCTATCACTCAGCCCCCTGTATTCAATACGCAGCGCTTTTTGAACGTCTTTCCTATTGAAATACTCTGCTGTGTACGTAGAAAAGCACGGGTCATAACCTCCCGGAAGTCTCATTCTCTCAAATTTGTAACTTTGAACCTGTTACATAGAACAAATCATGATTAATAGTTTCAGAATCTGCTGATAAGCTTGACTTCAGCATAGAAGTTAGGAAAATAGAATGACCCATTCGAGGAATTTTTACACCTTTAGCAAATGTGAAATCTtttcgacttacgaaatcatcAGCCACCGATGAGGTCTTGTTTAGTATACATGAGGGAGAATATATATTGTATATGTCAATCTCCTTGTATCTATTAAACACTACAGTCATGGCCTTGTTACATTCCGGGGACCAGTCATCGTTCTTGAAGTTGCATACTCGCTTAGCCTCGTTGTAATCTTGATCCGATATCACAGCATGGCTCCACGCATACTCGAGAATCCctttattatcaaaataatcatttgttTCGGGATTTCCCACCTGAAAATTATTGAATAGTTCGTGACCATACGACCTTGATCATTTTTAGATATCTAAATTTGAAGTGGCAGGGGATCAAGATTGAGGTATACAT
Proteins encoded in this window:
- the LOC140987194 gene encoding serine carboxypeptidase-like 26, translated to MMMVAVESLLPNKIWVVSFGLLFALNVLINASNLESKEYESDRINELPGQPQIPMLSQFSGYITVNEEHGRALFYWFFEAQSQPNVKPLVLWLNGGPGCSSIGYGAAAELGPLRAGKNGAALEFNRYSWNKESNLLFLESPVGVGFSYTNTSSDYTRIDDGFVAEDAYTFLVNWLRRFPQFKDHEFFISGESYAGHYVPQLAELVYDRNKNRNKFPYINLKGFIVGNPETNDYFDNKGILEYAWSHAVISDQDYNEAKRVCNFKNDDWSPECNKAMTVVFNRYKEIDIYNIYSPSCILNKTSSVADDFVQSYKFERMRLPGGYDPCFSTYTAEYFNRKDVQKALRIEYRGLSDSVKWTVCNDSLFRTYNYTVFSVLPIYRKLIKGGLKIWMYSGDADGRVPVIGTRYCIEALGLPLKTPWTSWFHKHQVAGRIVEYEGLTFVTLRGAGHLVPLNKPKQALALIHSYLSGQHLPTRP